In Mucilaginibacter sp. KACC 22063, the genomic stretch TCATAATCTGATGAATAACCGGCTGCAATCAATGCTGCTACTTTTTTCTCTTCTTCTACCTTCCAGTTTACAAAGCCTTCAATTTCCGGATGGTCCAGGTCAAGGCAAACCATTTTGGCTGCACGGCGTGTTGTTCCGCCTGATTTGATGGCACCCGCTGCACGGTCGCCAATTTTCAGGAACGACATTAAGCCTGATGAGTAACCGCCGCCGGATAGTTTTTCGTTTTCGCCACGGATGCGCGAAAAGTTGGTGCCTACTCCTGAGCCGTATTTGAATATACGTGCCTCGCGTACCCAAAGGTCCATAATGCCGCCTTCGTTCACCAGGTCGTCATCAACAGATAATATAAAACAGGCATGCGGCTGCGGGCGTTCGTAAGCCGAAGTCGACTTAGTCAATTTTTCAGTAATCGGGTCAACGTAATAATGCCCCTGTGGTTTACCTGTGATACCGTAAGATGTATGCAAGCCGGTATTGAACCATTGTGGCGAATTTGGTGCGGCCAACTGTCCAACTATCGTGTAAACTATTTCATCGTAAAATACCTGTGCATCCTGGGGGGAAGCAAAGTAACCGTAACGCATACCCCAATCTTTCCAGCAGTGGGCCATACGGTGTGCAACCTGTTTGATGCTTTTCTCTGAACCTAAGCTGCCATCGGGTTGAGGCACGCCGGCTTTGCGAAAATATTTTTGAGCAAGGATATCTGTAGCCACCTGCGACCATCCGGCCGGTACTTCAACATCATTCATTTCAAATACGGCATCGCCCGACGGATTACGTATCACCGACGATCGTTTTTCATATTTAAACAAATCATAAACATTTACACCCTCCCTGGTGAAATATCTGTCTAACTTAAGCCCTTTCTGGCCTCCTGGTTTTTTAGAAGTACTCTTGCCCATTTTGTTAAATATTTGTTAAAATAAGATAACCATAAGGTTCAGGCGTTTTAACTCAAATTTATCTATCGCAAATCCTTGTACAATCCGTAGTTTTCAACAGGTCTTTTACAAAACAGCCACTACAATGCGGTTGTGAATTTATTTGGCTCTTTTACAGGGCATTAAGGGTGTGGAAAACTATTGATATTGGAGTTTTTAAGGTTTTTTTTCTTAACTTGCGGGTCTGTTTAGGCACGTATATTGTAAAATGTATTAAAGTAGTTAAACTATAACATTAAATGTTTATCAAATAAACGTTAAACAAAAGCAAAAAGTCATGAGTTATCTAAGAATTTATTGGGATTTCCGTTTTGCAAAATTGGGTAAGCTTCAGGGTAAAGTTTGCAAAGCAAAGATCTACTAAAGGTAGGTACAACTAAATCCGGTGGGATATACGATATCCGCATTTATTATATAGCCGGACATCAAAAAAGGAATTAAATAAAAAGGGAATAATCATTTGATTATTCCCTTTTCTGTATCATTAAGTTTGTTGTTATTCTACAACAGTAACTTTTAGCATGTTGGTTTTGCCTTGTGCTTTGATAGGCACCGCTGCAGTATTAATTACCACATCGCCGGTTTCAACCAGGTTTTCAGTTTTAAGTATGCTGTTTACATCATTAATTGATTTATCAGTACTTTCTAAACCGTCATAGTAAAAGGCCTTTACACCCCAAAGCAAGCTTAATGTATTAAGCAGGTGCTGGTTTGATGTAAAAATGTAAGTATTGGCTTTAGGGCGGTGGCTCGAAATCTCGAACGCCGTATAGCCCGAAGTTGTCATGGAAACAATAGCCGAAGCATTGGTATGCTCTGCTAAATAAACAGCAGAACCGCAAAGCGCATCGCTTAAATAATTTGGCGAAGCAGGGTTTTCAACACTGTCTTTGTTTGCATAAAACGGATAGCCAAGTTCTTCAACGTTACGAACGATTTTAGCCATCGTTTCAATAACAATCAGCGGGAATTCGCCTACAGAAGTTTCACCGCTTAGCATCACCGCGTCGGCACCGTCTAAAACAGAGTTGGCAACGTCGTTAACCTCGGCACGTGTCGGGCGTGGCGTAGTGATCATTGACTCCAGCATCTGGGTAGCAACAATTACCGGTTTTGAAGCCGCACGGCATTTACGTGCAATCATTTTTTGCAACAAAGGCACTTCTTCAAGCGGCATCTCAACACCAAGGTCACCGCGGGCAACCATTACACCGTCTGTTTCGGCAATAATAGCGTCTATGTTGTCAATAGCTTCCGGTTTTTCGATCTTGGCAATTACGCGTGCCGATTTATTATTGCGGGCAATGATGCGTTTAAGGTCAATAATATCCTGTGCGTTACGTACAAATGATAAGCCTATCCACTCTACATCGCTTTGTAAAGCAAATTCAAGGTTTTCGATGTCTTCTTCAGTTAAGCTTGGGATAGACACCTTAGTATTAGGAAGGTTAACACCCTTGCGTGAAGTTAAGATGCCACCATGCAGTACTTCGCAGATAACAGTATCTTTTCTGTTGGTTTCAACTACTTTAAGCTGTAGTTTACCGTCGTCAAGCAATATGGTTTCACCAGCTTTAACATCCTGAGGGAACGACTCGTAAGTAATATATATCTGCTCGTCGTCGCCGATGCACTCATTGGTTGTAATTTTAACCTGTTTGCCATTTACTAAATGTACACCGCCATCTTTAACCAGGCCAATGCGGATTTTAGGGCCTTGTAAATCGGCCAGGATGCCAACATTAAGCTTGTATTGCTGGTTAATATCGCGGATCAGATCGATCACTTTCTGATGATCTTCGGGCTTACCGTGCGAAAAATTTAAGCGGCACACGTTTACGCCCGCCTGGATCATGGCTAATAACACATCCCTCTTGGCCGAGGCTGGGCCCATTGTAGCCACAATTTTAGTTCTGTTGTTAGATAGTTTCATATATTAATCGGGTCTGACTTTCTAATTTATAATGTTAATTGTATCAAGTATGTTGCAAATAGTGTCCGATTGACGCTTTTGAAAAACCGCGCTAAAATAAGAGATTTTCGCGTGATTTTATTTTTTTAGGATCAATCTTTACAGCGGCTACTATATCAGGTATTTTATTTAACATAGAGATAATATCTTCCAGATCCTGTGGGTCAATGTAGTTCTTTATCATTAAAAAATAATCTACTTCACGCATTTCTGGTATTAATAATCCATCTGATCCTTTGTTGGCAATAAAGTAAAAGTCGGTTTCGCTGGCCTCCCAGTAATGATTAAAGACCGAAAACCGTGCCGGGTCATCGTTATGATGTATATCAACCTCAAGGTCTGGCTGGCGTACAAAATTAAACCGCAACTGCTTGTTTATATAGTAGCAAATACGGTAATCTTTTAAGGAAGATGTAACAGCTATAAGTACAAAATCAAGGTCGATCTCAAACTTTAATACGCGCTTGTTCAAAGTTAGTTGCATTATTATAAGAAGGTAAAGCTACTGATTTGAAACACTTAGCGTAAACATTTGTTATTTTTTACTGTAAAGATTTTAGATTTGATATTTAAAGGAATTTACTTTTCTTTGCACAGAAAATTTATTAATCAATTAAACATCAAAGACCATGTCTGATATCGCTTCAAGAGTAAAAGCTATTATCGTAGAAAAATTAGGTGTTGACGAAAGTGAAGTAACACCAGAAGCAAGCTTCACCAACGACCTTGGTGCAGACTCGTTAGACACCGTGGAATTAATCATGGAGTTTGAAAAAGAATTTAACGTGGCTATTCCTGACGATCAGGCTGAGACTATTGGTACTGTTGGCCAGGCTATCGCTTACCTTGAAAAAAACGTTAAATAAGCTCCCTTACTACGTTTAAATGGAGTTTAAAAGAGTTGTAGTAACCGGGCTTGGCGCACTTACTCCAATTGGAAACACCGTTGCAGAATACTGGAGCGGGTTGATCAATGGAGTGAGTGGGGCTGCCTTTATCAAAAGTTTTGATACAACCCATTTCAAAACCAAGTTTGCCTGCGAGGTAAAGAATTTTGATGCCGATGCGTTTCTGGGCCGTAAAGATGCCCGGAAGCTGGATCCTTTTGTGCATTATGCACTGTTTTCAACAGAAGAAGCTGTTAAAGATGCCGAACTGAATTTTGACACCTTAGATACCAATCGTATCGGTGTGATCTGGGGTTCGGGTATCGGCGGCTTAAAAACCTTTCTGGACGAAGTAGTGAATTTTGCTAAAGGTGACGGTTCGCCGCGGTTTAATCCTTTCTTTATCCCTAAAATGATTGCTGATATCGCCCCGGGCCATATCTCCATCAAATACGGCTTACGCGGACCGAACTTTACCACTGTATCTGCCTGCGCATCATCAAACAATTCGCTTATTGACGCCTTTAACTACATCCGTTTAGGCAAAGCGAACATGTTTATCACAGGCGGTTCAGAGGCGATTATTAATGAGGCCGGTATTGGCGGTTTTAACGCCATGCATGCGCTTTCTACCCGCAATGATGACCCTGCAACGGCATCGCGCCCGTTTGATCTTGACCGCGACGGTTTTGTTGCCGGTGAAGGTGCAGGTACCATTATACTGGAAGAGCTGGAGCATGCCAAAGCACGTGGTGCAAAAATTTATGCTGAAATGGTAGGCGGTGGCATGAGTGCCGATGCTTATCACATGACAGCTCCGCATCCCGAAGGCTTAGGTGCTGCCCTGGTAATGAAAGCTGCCCTTGAAGATGCTAATATGACACCTGCAGATATTGATTACGTTAACGTACACGGTACGTCAACGCCTATCGGCGACCCACAGGAAGTTAAAGCTATAACAGATGCTTACGGTGATGATGTTTACCGCATTAATATCAGCTCGACCAAATCAATGACCGGTCACCTTTTAGGTGCTGCCGGTGCGGTTGAAGCTATTGCGGCCATCCTTGCTGTTAAAAATGATATCATTCCGCCAACCATCAACCACTTTACTGATGATCCGGCATTTGACAATCGTATTAACTTTACCTTTAACCAGGCGCAAAAACGTGTTGTGCGCGCTGCACAAAGCAATGGCTTTGGTTTTGGTGGGCATAATGCTTCTGTGATATTTAAAAAATACCAAGATTAAGTGTGTTTGAATGCCAGTAAGACGGTTTTATAAGCTTTACTTATCACCAAGCAGGAAATACGTAAAAACATTAAAAAATTTGCTCGGCTTTGTGCCGGGCAATTTGTCTTTATACCGGTTAGCATTTCGGCATAAGTCGGTTGCGCAAAGTGTAAAGAAGGGTGTTAAAAACAGTAATGAAAGGCTTGAATTTTTAGGCGATGCCGTGTTAGGCAGCGTTGTTGCCGAGGTGCTTTTTAAATTGTACCCCTACAAAGACGAAGGCTTTTTAACCGAGCTGCGTTCAAAAATAGTTAATCGTGTTAACCTTAATCAGCTGGGGCGTAAACTGGGGTTTGAAAAACTGGTGGAGTACGATAGCCGCATGATCAGTAATACCCGCCAGGGATCACTTTTAGGCGATGCTTTTGAAGCTTTGGTAGGTGCTGTATACCTGGATAAGGGATATGATTTTACCAAAAACTTTCTGATCAATCACATCATTAAGCCGCACATTGATATCCATACATTAGAGCAAACCGAAACTAATTTTAAGAGCAAGCTGATTGAATGGTGCCAGCGCCACGGCAAAGATATTCTTTTTGAGCATATCACTAATCAGGATGGCGAAAGCAGCAAATTGTTTACGATTTGTGTAAACATTGACGGCGATATTATGGGTACCGGTAAAGAATTCAGTAAAAAGCTTGCCGAGAAACTGGCCGCAGAAAAAGCCTGCGAAGCTTTAGGGATATAAAAGTATTTTTATCGCGCTTCGGGCAAATCCATCCAAACTACTTCTCCGTCTGAAATAGCTTTAGTAAAACTTACCACCCATTTTTGACCAGAATCGTTAGCTAATTCAATATCGATATAGTTACCTTCAACTTCTTTCGGATCAGGTAATCGCTCGCGGGCTTGTTTAATAAGTTCTTTATTGATCATGGCTTTGAATGGAATATATCTACAGGTGCCTGGTAACCGACCTTCTTAAATGTTTCATATGATTTTTTAATATAGGCGATAATATCATAATCAGCCCATTTCTTCAGATCATCATATGATGGCCGATAGTTTTCCATAAAATGTTTAAGATCATCACCGGTTAAACCTGTAGTTTTCGATACCAGTTCGGGCGTATACCTGCGGTCAACCTCGGTGGCTTCCTGCTCGCGTTTGGCATATTTTATAAAACGCTTTTCATTTTTGGCATCCTTGCCAAATAACTCGTGCAAGGTGGTAAGCGGGTTAAAAATGCGTGCCAATACCGGTGGATCGCCATCAAAATATATACCCTTCTTGCGGTAGTCCGTAATTACCCCGTTAAGTTCCTGCTTTTTGGTTTGCCCCTGTATGGTAACCTGATCCAGGGTAATACTTGGCAATAAAGTGATATATAAGGGGCTGTAGCTGTCGACACCTTGCTTATAGGGTGTAAAGCCCTCTTTCTCTACAAGGATAGTGTCGCCAATACTTGCTTTGATGATAAATTCTCCGTAGAAATTACTTTTGCAGCTCTCGTTGGTCTTTAGGTTGGTGATGGTTGCAGCCGCAATCTTCTCCAGCATTCCTTTTTTAAACAAGATGCCACGTACATATTCAGCCTGCTGTGCTTTTGTAAGCAAAGGCATAAACAGCATAGCCAGCAGCACGTATTTAGAAAAAAAGTTTTTGAGCATACCCTTGGTAAATATACATATAACAACGTTTGGTAAATGTGAAAAAGTGTTAAACACTCCGTAAAGCTATATCGGTCGTTGCCTTTAAGTTAAAGTTTTTATCTTTGTGATATGTGAATACTCCACGTCCTAATGCCTGATTGTGCAGGCCATTTCTTTACCATATTTCACTTATCTGTTTATTTTTCTATTAACTGAGGATGAAGCCTTATTTGCGTCTTTTTGACTTTTCACAAAAAATTAATTATAAAAACGAAATCCTGGCAGGGCTAACCGTAGCCATGACCATGATCCCTGAATCATTATCTTTTGCCATACTTGCCGGTTTTCCGCCGCTGGTGGGTTTATATGCTGCCCTTATTATGGGTTTAGTTACCGCAATTTTTGGCGGCAGGCCGGGCCTGGTATCAGGCGGGGCGGGCGCTACCGTAGTGGTTTTAATAGCACTTATGAAATCTAACGGGATCGAATATGTGTTTGCAGCAGTAGCTTTAGCGGGTGTTATCCAGATATTGATCGGGGTTTTCAAACTGGGGAAATTTATAAGACTGGTACCGCAGCCTGTAATGTATGGCTTTGTAAACGGACTTGCCGTTATCATTTTTATGGCCCAGTTAGAACAATTTAAACACGTAGTTGACGGGCAAGAGCAATGGCTTACCGGGCAGCCATTGTTTATAATGGGCGCACTTGTGGCTTTAACAATAGCCATTATTCTGCTGCTGCCTAAAATAACAAAGGCAATCCCGCCATCGTTGGTGGCAATAATTGTGGTTTTTGCATTGGTACTGGGGTTTGGCATTCCTACTAAAGTGGTAAGAGACATTGCTGCGGTAAGCGGCAGTTTGCCCCCTTTCCATGTACCGCAGGTGCCGTTTAATTTAAATACATTGCAGATCGTGCTTCCTTATGCGCTAATTATGTCATGCGTAGGCTTAACAGAAGGCCTGCTTACTTTAAATCTGGTTGACGAGATGACAGGTACCAAAGGCAATAGTAACCGCGAGTGTATAGCGCAGGGCAGCGCAAACATGCTGAACGGGTTTTTCTTCGGCATGGGCGGCTGCCCCATGATTGCGCAAACACTGGTCAATCTTTCTGCCGGTGCAAGAGCAAGGCTGTCGGGTATTATAGCTGCGTTAACTATTTTGTTAATTATACTGGCAGGTGCCCCTGTTATTGAACGTGTGCCTATGGCTGCATTAACAGGTGTAATGATTATGGTAGCCGTAGGTACTTTTGAGTGGGTTAGTTTTCGTATCATTAACAAAATGCCTAAGCAGGATATTTTTGTAGGCATATTGGTGGCTGTAATTACCGTATGGCTGCATAACCTTGCACTTGCTGTACTTATTGGTGTTATTATTTCGGCATTGGTGTTTGCATGGGAAAGTGCTAAGCGCATCAGGGCACGTAAGTATCTCGACGAAAAAGGTACAAAGCATTATGAAATATATGGCCCGCTCTTTTTCGGTTCGGTAACGGCATTTAACGAAAAATTTGATGTAACAAATGATCCGGAACAGGTAATTATTGATTTTAAAGACAGCCGCGTAGCTGATATGTCGGCAATTGAAGCTTTGAACAAACTTACCGAACGGTATCATAAAGCAGGCAAAACCCTGCACCTTAAACACCTGAGCGGTGATTGCAGACGCTTACTGAAAAATGCCGAAGATATAATCGATGTTAATATTGTGGAAGACCCTGCATATGTAATAGAGTGATTTACAAATCACTTTAATGCGTAGCTCAATTCTGCCAGTCCAATAAATCACAAAAAAACTTATCTTTGCACATGTTAAAGTCAATGACAGGGTACGGCATTGCTGTAACCGACTCTGGCAGCACCAAATATACGGTAGAGATCAAATCTCTGAACAGCAAGTTTCTCGAGCTGTCGCTGCGCATGCCTAAAGCTTTGTCTGATAAAGAATTTCAGTTGCGTACCGAATGCAACAAGCAGATAGAACGTGGTAAGGTAAATCTGAGCATCAATATTGAATATGCCGATGCGCAAAATAAAGCGGCCGGTATCAATACCGAACTGCTAAAGCATTATTACAACCAGTTAAAAGCAGCAAGTGAGGCTTTAAACGAGCCGGCAAATAATCTGCTGCAATTGGCTTTAGGCTTGCCCGAAGTAGTGAAATTTGATGAAGATACCCTGTCTGAAGACGAATGGAAACAGGCAGAAAGCACCTTTAAACAGGCATTGGCAGCATTTCAAAAATTCAGGGTGGATGAGGGCAACGTATTGGAGCAGGAGCTTAAAAACCGTATTGCTATCATACTGAATAACCTTGAACTGGTAGTTAACGAAGAGCCTAAACGTGTAGCCATTGTTCGCGAGCGTTTAGATAATTATTTGGCTGAGGCTGTAGGGCGTGAAAATGTAGATCAGAACAGGCTTGAGCAGGAGTTGATCTATTATATTGACAAGCTGGATATTACTGAAGAAAAGGTGCGCTTAAAAAGCCATTGCGATTACTTTTTAGAAACGCTGAAAAGTGACGACGCTAATGGTAAAAAGCTTGGATTTATATCGCAGGAAATTGGGCGAGAAATAAACACCCTCGGCTCAAAAGCAAATGA encodes the following:
- the fabF gene encoding beta-ketoacyl-ACP synthase II codes for the protein MEFKRVVVTGLGALTPIGNTVAEYWSGLINGVSGAAFIKSFDTTHFKTKFACEVKNFDADAFLGRKDARKLDPFVHYALFSTEEAVKDAELNFDTLDTNRIGVIWGSGIGGLKTFLDEVVNFAKGDGSPRFNPFFIPKMIADIAPGHISIKYGLRGPNFTTVSACASSNNSLIDAFNYIRLGKANMFITGGSEAIINEAGIGGFNAMHALSTRNDDPATASRPFDLDRDGFVAGEGAGTIILEELEHAKARGAKIYAEMVGGGMSADAYHMTAPHPEGLGAALVMKAALEDANMTPADIDYVNVHGTSTPIGDPQEVKAITDAYGDDVYRINISSTKSMTGHLLGAAGAVEAIAAILAVKNDIIPPTINHFTDDPAFDNRINFTFNQAQKRVVRAAQSNGFGFGGHNASVIFKKYQD
- a CDS encoding SulP family inorganic anion transporter; this translates as MKPYLRLFDFSQKINYKNEILAGLTVAMTMIPESLSFAILAGFPPLVGLYAALIMGLVTAIFGGRPGLVSGGAGATVVVLIALMKSNGIEYVFAAVALAGVIQILIGVFKLGKFIRLVPQPVMYGFVNGLAVIIFMAQLEQFKHVVDGQEQWLTGQPLFIMGALVALTIAIILLLPKITKAIPPSLVAIIVVFALVLGFGIPTKVVRDIAAVSGSLPPFHVPQVPFNLNTLQIVLPYALIMSCVGLTEGLLTLNLVDEMTGTKGNSNRECIAQGSANMLNGFFFGMGGCPMIAQTLVNLSAGARARLSGIIAALTILLIILAGAPVIERVPMAALTGVMIMVAVGTFEWVSFRIINKMPKQDIFVGILVAVITVWLHNLALAVLIGVIISALVFAWESAKRIRARKYLDEKGTKHYEIYGPLFFGSVTAFNEKFDVTNDPEQVIIDFKDSRVADMSAIEALNKLTERYHKAGKTLHLKHLSGDCRRLLKNAEDIIDVNIVEDPAYVIE
- the rnc gene encoding ribonuclease III produces the protein MPVRRFYKLYLSPSRKYVKTLKNLLGFVPGNLSLYRLAFRHKSVAQSVKKGVKNSNERLEFLGDAVLGSVVAEVLFKLYPYKDEGFLTELRSKIVNRVNLNQLGRKLGFEKLVEYDSRMISNTRQGSLLGDAFEALVGAVYLDKGYDFTKNFLINHIIKPHIDIHTLEQTETNFKSKLIEWCQRHGKDILFEHITNQDGESSKLFTICVNIDGDIMGTGKEFSKKLAEKLAAEKACEALGI
- a CDS encoding acyl carrier protein, whose product is MSDIASRVKAIIVEKLGVDESEVTPEASFTNDLGADSLDTVELIMEFEKEFNVAIPDDQAETIGTVGQAIAYLEKNVK
- the pyk gene encoding pyruvate kinase, which translates into the protein MKLSNNRTKIVATMGPASAKRDVLLAMIQAGVNVCRLNFSHGKPEDHQKVIDLIRDINQQYKLNVGILADLQGPKIRIGLVKDGGVHLVNGKQVKITTNECIGDDEQIYITYESFPQDVKAGETILLDDGKLQLKVVETNRKDTVICEVLHGGILTSRKGVNLPNTKVSIPSLTEEDIENLEFALQSDVEWIGLSFVRNAQDIIDLKRIIARNNKSARVIAKIEKPEAIDNIDAIIAETDGVMVARGDLGVEMPLEEVPLLQKMIARKCRAASKPVIVATQMLESMITTPRPTRAEVNDVANSVLDGADAVMLSGETSVGEFPLIVIETMAKIVRNVEELGYPFYANKDSVENPASPNYLSDALCGSAVYLAEHTNASAIVSMTTSGYTAFEISSHRPKANTYIFTSNQHLLNTLSLLWGVKAFYYDGLESTDKSINDVNSILKTENLVETGDVVINTAAVPIKAQGKTNMLKVTVVE
- a CDS encoding IPExxxVDY family protein, with amino-acid sequence MQLTLNKRVLKFEIDLDFVLIAVTSSLKDYRICYYINKQLRFNFVRQPDLEVDIHHNDDPARFSVFNHYWEASETDFYFIANKGSDGLLIPEMREVDYFLMIKNYIDPQDLEDIISMLNKIPDIVAAVKIDPKKIKSRENLLF
- a CDS encoding YicC/YloC family endoribonuclease, which gives rise to MLKSMTGYGIAVTDSGSTKYTVEIKSLNSKFLELSLRMPKALSDKEFQLRTECNKQIERGKVNLSINIEYADAQNKAAGINTELLKHYYNQLKAASEALNEPANNLLQLALGLPEVVKFDEDTLSEDEWKQAESTFKQALAAFQKFRVDEGNVLEQELKNRIAIILNNLELVVNEEPKRVAIVRERLDNYLAEAVGRENVDQNRLEQELIYYIDKLDITEEKVRLKSHCDYFLETLKSDDANGKKLGFISQEIGREINTLGSKANDAAIQKLVVGMKEELEKIKEQLLNVL